TACGGCAGCAGGTAAAATATCAGAATTCAGAAACGGACCAATTTCATCGGGTGATAAACTTCCGAATCTGTCACATTTTATGACCACAGTACCGTTTGCATCAGATTCACTTATCAAATTTGTAATGGGAACATAAAAATCTATCACGGCTGAACTTATGAGATTTCCATTTAAATCATTCCTTTGAGAAATAAACGCCGACGGGAGATTTTCTCTTAGCCCCAAGTCAGTATATGAAAATATATTTACAAGTTTCGGCTTTACGATACTTTCAAAATCGTCTTTTGAACCTTCGACAGCTTCCAGAAATTTAATCTCCGTATAAAAAGCTTTTTTTATGCTGATTTTGCTCGTAATGCCGTCTTCCGTACCGGCAGGTCTGTAACGTACATAAAAACAATCCTGCGCGTTGACCAGATTGATTCGATTCCCATCCTTATCGGAATAAATGACACAGGCCCCCGGCATATCACTTAAAAAATCAGTATCCAGTTTTTGTGCGAACAGATTTACTGCAAGAAACGACAATACCAATAAAAACAACTGCTTTTTCATTTTCTTCCTAAATAACTCGGTATTTTCTAGATCAGCGTTGCGGCTTTTCGTTCGATTTTCTGCGGAAGTATTTCCATTCCTTTCGTTCCCGGCAGCACAATTTTTCCTTTGAGTTTAAATCCTGAAGCTGCAAGAACTTCCTTTACGGCAGCGACAGCTTTTGTGCTTTGTCCTGCAAGAATATTGAAAGGAAACGGCGTCGTGCACGTTACAACAATATATGCTTTTTTACCTTCATGCAACGGTTTCGGTATTCCGAGCTTTGTCTCTGCCATAAGAATACCCACCAGACGGTCAAAAAGCCTTTTCAAATCTCCGTTCATATTTCCCCAGTACACGGGAGTTCCGACAACAACCGCATCACACGTTCGGAT
This sequence is a window from Treponema brennaborense DSM 12168. Protein-coding genes within it:
- a CDS encoding flavodoxin family protein encodes the protein MKILLLNGSPRNGGRLSQILRIIEESAKRNDEVRSYTVSNLAFKSCIGCMACRKNRLCVLQKDDAHKIAEEIRTCDAVVVGTPVYWGNMNGDLKRLFDRLVGILMAETKLGIPKPLHEGKKAYIVVTCTTPFPFNILAGQSTKAVAAVKEVLAASGFKLKGKIVLPGTKGMEILPQKIERKAATLI